Part of the Bacillota bacterium genome is shown below.
CCGGTAACTCAAAATACAAAGCGCTATATCAGAACATTTTTGGCACTTGACCGTTCGCTAGCCTATTCAAGACATTACCCTGCAATAAACTGGACAACCAGCTACAGCGACTATGTCGATGATCTTAGCGAATGGTACGAGCAGAACGTTGACTTCGATTTTCTAAAACTCCGTGAGCGCATGACAACTATACTCACTGAGGAAACAAGGCTTATGGAAATAGTTAAGCTTATCGGTGCCGACGTTCTTCCTGACAGTCAGCGTCTTATAATAGAAACAGCTCGTATAATACGCCTTGGCTATCTGCAGCAAAACGCCTATAATGCTCAGGATACCTATGTTCCTTTGCCAAAGCAATTCCTTATGATGAAACTTATTATCTATTTTTATGACAAAGCCAGTTTGATAATTCAAAAATCGATACCTTTGTCTCTCCTTGCTGACACTGGTATATATGATAAGCTTATCCGTATGAAATACGACATTCCATCAGAAAATATGCAGGAATTTGAAGCGCTTCGTCTTGAAATAAAAGAAACAGTCAAGAAAATAATAGAAGAGAATACTTTTTAAGGAGGGGTTGACATGTCAGTAGAATATATAAGACTTAAGGACATAAACGGGCCCCTCGTCGTTCTTGACGGCGTTGAGAACGTATTTTTTGATGAGGTTGCTGAACTTGTTCTTGATAATGGAGAAAAACGTCTTGCCAAAGTTGCCGAGATCGGCGGCGGCAGGGCTGTTTTACAGGTATTCAAAGGTACGAAAAATATAGCTCTTGATAATTCTAGGGTTAAGTTTACCGGGCACCCGATGGAGCTTCCGCTTTCTAAGGAAATTCTCGGCCGTGTTTTTAACGGCGTAGGTGAGCCGATAGATAATCTTCCTGCTGTTTATGCTGAAACAAAGCGTAATATCAACGGTCTTCCGCTGAATCCAGTTTCTCGTGTCTATCCGCGAAACTATATCCATACAGGCGTTTCAGTTATCGATGGATTGTCAACACTAATCCGCGGGCAGAAACTGCCCATATTTTCTGGAAGCGGTTTGCCTCACAATCAATTGGCTGTTCAAATAGTTCATCAGGCTAAGATTGCCGAAGAAGAAGGCAGTGAATTTGCTGTTGTTTTTGCTGCAATGGGTGTCAAAAATGACGTTGCGGATTACTTTAAAAAAGCTTTTGAAGAAAGCGGCGTTATGCAAAGGGTTGTAATGTTCTTAAACCTGTCAAACGACCCTATCATCGAGCGTATAATTGCGCCTCGGTGTGCTTTAACAGCAGCTGAATATCTTGCGTTTGAGCTTAATATGCATATTCTTGTCGTACTTACAGATATAACAGCCTATGCTGAAGCGTTGCGTGAACTTTCTTCTTCGAAGAACGAAATCCCTGGAAGAAAAGGATTTCCGGGTTATCTTTATTCCGATTTTGCGTCTCTTTATGAGAGAGCTGGCATGGTGTCATCTTCGACCGGATCCGTCACGCAAATTCCTATTCTTACAATGCCAAACGATGATATAACCCATCCTATCCCGGATCTTACAGGCTATATTACTGAGGGACAGATCGTTTTTGACCGTGCGCTTTTCCAGCAGGGAATTTATCCTCCTATCGCCGTCCTTCCTTCCCTATCACGCCTTATGAAAGATGGCATTGGTAAAGGTTATACTCGTGAAGATCATCCGTCTGTTGCAAATCAACTCTTCGCGTCCTATTCAAAGGTTCAAGATGCTCGTTCTCTTGCTTCAGTTATCGGTGAAGATGAACTTTCTGCCACAGATAAACAATATATAGCTTTCGGCAAACGCTTTGAAAGTGAATTTTTGCAGCAGGGCAGAACGGAAAACCGTTCACTTGACCAGACTCTTAACCTTGCTTGGGATATCCTCTCTGAACTGCCTGAGTCAGAGCTTGACCGTGTCGATTCAGATACGCTCAAAAAGTTTTATCATAAAAAGTAAGGGATCATTTTATGAATGTAAATGTTTTTCCTACAAAGGGCAACTTAATGAATATCAAGCGTTCATTTTCGCTGGCAAAACTTGGTTATGAACTGCTTGATAAAAAGCGCAATGTCATGATCATGGAAATGATGGCGCTGATGGGCAAGGCAAAAGAAATTCAGGCTGAAATCGACTCAACTTTTGCTGATGCATACTTTGCTCTGTCGCAGGCCAATATAACTATGGGCGTCGACACAATATATGATATATCTTTATCGTATCCTGTAGATGATACGGTCAACGTAAAATACAGAAGCGTAATGGGAACAGCACTTCCCATTATCGCTAAACCTGATTTAACTCCAAAACCTTTTTATGGTTTTGAATACACAAATTCACGTTTTGATAAAGCTTTTATTTCATTTTTGCGAGTAAAAGAATTGATTTTAAGGCTTGCAGAGATTGAAAACAGTATTTATCGACTTGCTTATAATGTTAAAAAAACGCAAAAACGTGCAAATGCCCTTCATGATATAATAATCCCTCAATATTCGGATATAGTAAAATTTATAACCGAAGCGCTTGAAGAAAAAGACAGGGAAGAATTTTCCAGGCTTAAAATAATTAAAAGCATTAAAACAGGTAATAATAAGAGAGAGAAGTAATTCTCTCTCTTATTTATTTCGATTCGCGGCTTTACGCGATCGACAAATCCAAAATTGCTTTAAGCTTAAAGCGTAACGGAGGTTAGTTTATGGACAGGTTTGCACTGTTACTCGTTATCATTGGTGCAATAAATTGGGGCAGCATTGGAATATTCAATTTTGACATCGTAGGTTGGATATTCGGAGGGCAGGGCGCGGCAATCAGCCGTGTGATATTCACTCTTGTCGGGCTTGCCGGAGTCTGGTGTGTTTCGTTGCTGTTTCGGGAGAGAGATGTCGTTGAACACGACACCTAATCCTTGCACAATCCATTAAAAAAAAGAGAGGCAAACCCCTCTCTTTTTTGATTATTTTTTAAGTGATTCAACAAGCTGCTTGGTGTCCCTGGCAATCATACATTCCTCATTCGTCGGGATAACCATTATCTTAAATGCTGAATCCGGCGTGGATATTATCGTCTCTTTTCCGTGTATGTTATTAAGTTTAGAATCTATATGAATGTTTTGAAGTCCCTTAAGCACCTCTTGGCGAAGTTCTGGATTGTTTTCACCAACCCCGGCTGTGAACACTATACCATCGATCTTCCCGAGGATATACATAAAACTTCCTATATACTTTTTGATCTGATAAATAAACATATCAAGCGCAAGCTTTGCACGTTCATTTCCTTCAGCTACCGCATCGTCAATATCGCGGAAGTCACTTGAAACACCGCTTATACCAAGAACTCCGCACTCTTTATTCATGAACATGTCCATCTCTTTACTGGTCTTGCCTTCGATTCTTTCAATATAAGTAACGACGGCAGGATCCATTGCACCGCAGCGGCTGCCCATCATAAGACCATCGAGAGGAGTAAATCCCATCGTTGTATCAATACATTTGCCGTTTTTTACAGCCGTTATTGATGAGCCGTTTCCAAGATGGCATGTAATAAGGTTGACATCATTAACATCTTTTCCAAGCATTGCAGCGGCACGCTGGGTAACAAATCTATGAGAAGTTCCGTGGAAGCCGTATTTGCGTATTGCATATTTTTTATAGTAATCATACGGCACACCATACATATAAGCCTCTGGTGGCATTGTCTGGTGGAATGCTGTATCAAAAACAACTACATGAGGCACATTTGGGAGAACCTCCATGCAAGCCCTAATTCCCGACACACTGTGTACATTGTGTAAAGGTGCTAACTTGCCGCACTCTGCAATTTCATCAATAACAGCTTCATTAACAAGCTTTGCCTCTTTAAAATGCTCGCCGCCATGTACAATTCGATGTCCTACAGCTGAAATTTCATCAAGAGAGCTTATACAACCGATTTCTTTATCGGTAATAACTTCAATTACCTTGCGGACAGCTGTTGAATGATTAGGCATACTGAACTCCTTAACAAACTCTGCTTTTGCAGATTTGTGTTTCAAAAGTCCGTCAATGCCTATCCTATCACAGTTGCCTTTGGCAAGAACGCTCTCATCCGTCATATCTATTAATTGATATTTGAGCGACGAACTTCCGGCATTAATAACCAATATCTTCATTTTTTCCCTTCCAATCGTTCAATTCTTGTATTATAATATAACCAATTAAAAATTATACCTCATAATTTGATGTTTAATCAAGTATTTCTGGACAATATTATGTGTTTTTGGAGTAAATTTTATGAAAATCTCTGCTGTAATATGTGAATATAACCCGTTTCACAGCGGTCATGCTTATCATATACAAAAGACAAGGGAAAACGGCGCTACCCATATAATTTCTTTAATGAGCGGCAATTATGTTCAGCGTGGGGATATTGCTGTTTTTGATAAATGGACAAGAGCCAAACTCGCCGTTTATGGAGGTGCTGACCTCGTGCTTGAGCTTCCAACCCCATATGCTATGGCTTCTGCTGAAACATTTGCCCGCGGTGCTGTAACTTTACTGAACAATCTTAATTGCGTTGACGAACTCAGTTTCGGCAGTGAGATTGGAAATCTTACAATGCTAAAGCTTATCGCTGATTTATCTGAAACTCCGGTTTTATCAAAAGCTATCCGAGGTTTTTTAGACGAGGGAGCAAGTTTCCCTAAGGCAGTTTCACGTGCTTATGAAAAAACAATGGGGCATGAACTGTCTGATGTATTGAATACCCCCAACAATGTTCTTGCGGTTGAGTATATCAAAGCTCTTAAAAAAATCAAATCAAAGATCCAGCCATTTACGATACAGCGTATTGGTTCAGGCCACCATGACCCAATCGAGAAAGAGGGTTACGTTTCAGCATCTTTTATGAGAGATGAAATAAAAGGCGGTCGTTTTGATGAACTTCGCAGTTATATGACTGATAGACAATTCGAACTTTTAAAAAATGAAATAGAAGCTGGAAGAGCACCTTATCTTCTTGAATGGATGAATAAGGCAATACTTGCAAAACTGCGCACAATGTCTGATTATGACTTTCAAAAACTGCCTGATCTTAGTGAGGGCATTGAACAGCGCCTGATGAACTTTATTAAACAATGTGTATCTGTAGAAGAAATATGCATGTCTGTAAAAACCAAACGTTATCCTTTAAGCCGAATCCGCAGACTAGTAATTTCCGCATTCCTTGGGCTAAGCAAAAAATTTTCCATTCAGTCTGCTCCATATGCCCGTGTTCTTGCGATGAATAATAAAGGACGAGAAATACTTTCTTCCATAAAATCATCTATCCCTATACTTACCAAGCCCGCAGATGTCAACGAAATGTGCATGGAAGCGCAAATGCTGTTTGAGTTTGAAAGCCACGCAACCGATCTTTATGTCCTGGCATCCCCATATATTCAGCGTTGTGGCCTTGAGTACACGATCTCACCTGCATATATATCAGACTAAAATACTACTATCTGCCTTTAATAGAGAAATACCTGCCTGTCTTCCTCTTATAATTAATATATTCCTCACCAAAAACAGTTGGAAGAAACTTTTCCTCTTCGATTATCTGCAAATGAAGTACGGTGACAGATAAGAGCAGAAAACAAATCTGAAGGGCATTGCTGAATGCGGCAGTAAACCCTATATAGAATAAATCAAAACCCAAAAAAGCCGGATTGCGGCTGAATCTATAAATGCCATCTTTGACTAATGTAGTTTTTTGCGATGAATCTACTCCGGCACGCCAGCTTTCACGCATAGTAATCATAGCAATAATAAAAACAGTTACTCCGCTTAGTGCTATCACGATTCCGACATAACGTAGAGTGTTGCTGTACGCAAGTAGAAACCATTTAGCATTTACAATTATACTTAATAGTTGAACAGCCGTCATAGTAAATGTTATTACTTTTAATAAAACTTCTATTCTTAATGTGTGTTTTGGCTTTTCTCCCCTACCCATCCTGTCTGTTGTTATGCCGTGGCGGCGCTGTGACAACATTTTCTCAAAGTAGCTGCCGTAAAATAAAACAATAACTAAAAACCCTAATATCTGTATCAATTCCACTTGCAAACCTCTTATTATAAGAAACGCCCATGCTTGAGCATGGACGTTTTTTATGTTTAACTATTTATTTTGTACCAAAAATTCTGTCTCCAGCATCACCGAGACCAGGTATTATATAGGCGTGATCATTAAGTTTTTCATCCTTTGCCGAGCAGAAAATATCAACATCCGGATGGTCCTTTTCAATTTTTGCGATGCCTTCAGGAGCGGCGATTATGTTCATCATCTTGATGCTTCTCGGGTTATATCTCTTGATAAGATTGATAGCTGCTGAAGCGGAACCACCGGTTGCAAGCATCGGATCAAGAATGATTACATCCCTTTCACTTATATCGCTTGGCATTTTACAGTAATATTCAACAGCCTTAAAAGTTTCAGGATCCCTGTAAAGCCCGATATGCCCAACCTTTGCGGCAGGAACAAGCTTTAATATGCCCTCGACCATTCCGAGTCCGGCACGTAAGATCGGAACGACTGCAAGCTTCTTTCCGGCAATCACCTTTGTCTTAGCAATAGCAATAGGTGTCTCGATCTCAACTTCTTTTAGGGGCATGTCACGAGTAGCCTCGTAGCAAAGCAGCATTGCTATTTCCTCAATGACCTCGCGGAATTCCTTTGAACCGGTGTTTTTGTCTCTAATTATCGACAGTTTGTGCTGTATCAGAGGATGTTCAATAATATGTGTACTCATTTTCAACTCTCCCTATATGTTAATTATTTTTCAAGCGCTGAAATTTTATCGATCCTTCTCTGGTGCTTTCCGCCCTCAAACTCGGTGCCAATATATGCATCAACGATCTCGAGCGCCAAACCTTCTCCAACGACCCTAGCGCCAAAGCATAGCACATTGGCGTTATTGTGCATCCTCGTAAGTTTTGCGCTGTAGGTATCGCTGCAGCAGGCAGCCCTTACGCCCTTTATCTTGTTTGCCGCTATCGACATGCCGATGCCCGTTCCGCAGACCAATATGCCCTTTTCACAGGTGCCGTCTGTAACAGCAGTGCCCACAGCGAGAGCAATATCAGGATAGTCGCAGGAATCGGTGCTGTATGTGCCGAGATCCTTCACTTTGAGTCCTTTTTCCTCAAGATGTTTTATGACCGCACGTTTCAGTTCAAAACCCGCATGGTCACAGCCAATCGCTATCATGGCGTTACCTCCTTATTTTTTTGCCTGGAAATAAGCTCTCTCTCAGCCTGTGGAAGCCTCAAGTAAAACGCTTCAAGCTCTTCGGCTGTAACAAAAGGCCCTTCCTCTGCCGCGGCAGCGACTGAGGATGCCCGCTGAAAACGGACTGCCGGCGCGCTGAGGCGGACATGCTCATACTTTTGATATGCATTATAACACAATTCTGCCCCGTCGCCAACTAGTATGACCTGTTTTTTATATAATTTTATTTCTTTCTCAAGCTCGGCTATTGGCAGTGCCCTGTCAGGCGTTATCCGCTCGATCCTGCCGTTTTGGCATGTGAAGACAGCATTGTACACCTGATTGCAGCGTGCGTCCATCACAGCGGCGATATAGCCGTCAAACGTGGACACATTATATGCTGCCGCCTCAAGTGTTGATACAGCAGCGCATTTTATATCTCTGCCAAAAGCAAGCCCCTTTACCGCGGCAATCCCTATACGTATCCCCGTAAAAGAGCCAGGCCCCGCCGCAACGGCAATCGTGTCAATATCGCTTAAAGAATATCCGGCTGTGCCAAGCAGTTTCTCGCACATCGGAAGCATCGTTTCGCTGTGCGTAAGCCCTATATTTATATAAAATTCTCCTATAAGCTTGCCGTCATCGGTTATAGCGACGCTTGCGGCTTTTGCGGACGTTTCAAAGGCAAGAATCTTCATTTTTTCTCCTCTTTGACGGTAATGAGCCTCTGACGCTCGTTTTTAGTCTTCTCTATCGTGACCTTCACATATTCGTCAGGCAGGACATAGTCTATCTTTTCGCTCCACTCAATAATGCAGATGCCGTCCCCCTCAAGGTAGTCAAAAAAGCCAGTGTTGTACAGGTCTTCAAAGCTGTCTATCCTGTACATATCAAAATGGTAAAGGTCGGGGTTTCCCGGATAATACTGCATTACAGTAAAGGTCGGGCTGGTCACCGACGCCTCCGGTGCGACAGCCTTGGCAAAACCGCGCACAAATGCCGTTTTTCCGGCGCCGAGATCGCCGAAAAGGGCGACTGTTTGCCCGCCGTGAAGCGTCTTTGCAAGTTCATATCCGGCTTTTTCGGTGTCTGCCGGACTGTTTGACATGATGGTCTGCATCATGACCTCCAAAAATCAAAATATTCCTACAATGTTTCCGTCGTCATCGACGTCTATCATTTCGGCAGCCGGCACCTTGGGAAGCCCCGGCATCGTCATAATATCTCCTGTAAGAGCCACTGCAAAACCGGCGCCTGCGGAGAGACGCACGTCCCTTACAGTAACGGTGAAGCCGGACGGACGCCCAAGCTTTGCCGGATCGTCGGAGAGTGAATACTGCGTTTTAGCCATGCAGACCGGCATGCCGGAAAATCCCATCTCTTCTATCCGTTTGATAGCGGTTTCCGCTTTTGACTCGAAAACCACACGCTCGCCGCCATATATCTCACGCACAATCGTATTGATCTTTTCTTTTATCGAAAGATCGTCTGGGTAAAGCGGTCTGAAATTGGACGGCACTTCCTCGATCGTTTTGATAACAGCTTTTGCAAGATCGATTCCGCCCTCGCCACCTTTAGCGAATACTTCTGCAACTTCGCATTTTGCATTTTTGCTTTTGCAAAACGCTTTGATAAAATCTATCTCGGGGTCAGTATCCGTATAGAAGCGGTTTATCGCAACGACTGCCGGAACGCCGTATTTCTGGATATTTTCTATATGTTTTTCTAGATTTACTATTCCCTTTTTAAGCGCTGTGATGTTTTCCTCAGATAGATTTTCTTTTTTCACCCCGCCGTTGTATTTAAGAGCGCGGACAGTGGCGACAATAACGACCGCATTCGGTTTCAGCCCCGCAAAACGGCATTTTATATCAAGGAACTTCTCAGCGCCGAGATCGGCCCCGAATCCCGCCTCCGTGACACAGTAATCGCCAAGCTTCATCGCAAGCTTTGTTGCCCTGACAGAGTTGCAGCCGTGAGCGATATTTGCAAACGGGCCGCCGTGTATGAGGCAGGGTGTGTGTTCAATGGTCTGAACGATGTTCGGCTTGATAGCGTCTTTAAGCACCGCCGTCATCGCTCCGCTCACTTTGAGGTCTCTGCAGAAAACGGGTCTCTTATCATAAGTATACCCGACAAGGATATTGCCGAGCCTTTTTTTAAGATCCTTAAGATCAGATGCCAGACATAAAACAGCCATCACCTCGCTTGCGACGGTGATGGTGAATCCATCCTCACGCGGAACGCCGTTGAGCCTGCCGCCCAAACCGACGACGACATTTCTAAGTTCCCTGTCGTTCATGTCCAGCACACGTTTGAAAACAATGGTGCGGGGGTCGATGTCAAGTGCGTTCCCCTGCTGGATATGGTTGTCGACAATGGCGCACAAAAGATTGTTTGCCGTGGTTATTGCGTGCATATCGCCTGTGAAATGAAGGTTTATATCCTCCATAGGAACGACTTGAGAGTATCCGCCACCGGCCGCCCCGCCTTTTATGCCGAACACAGGGCCGAGAGACGGCTCTCTGAGTGCGATCACCGTTTTCTTTTCAAGTTTATTCAAAGCCTGTCCAAGCCCGACCGTCACTGTCGTTTTTCCCTCTCCGGCAGGGGTTGGGTTTACAGCCGTCACAAGTATGAGTTTTGCGTCGGGACGGCTTTGAAGCCGCGCATAAGCGCTGTCTTTGATCTTTGCCTTATATTCACCGTAAAGCTCGAGCTCTTCATGCAGAAGGCCGGCGTTTTCAGCGATCTCCGTAATGGGTTTTTTTGCGCAAACCCTAGCAATTTCCACGTCACTGAGCATTCTTTTTCCTCCCAAGGTATATTAATGAATATTTTATCACACACATCCCGCAATAACAACATCATATAAATTTTTTATAGCTTTAAAAAAATCGATAGAATTGGGAAAAATAAAGAAAAAGTGTGTAAAAGAGGTTTAGCATCATTATGGCAGTTGCATTTAAATCCGTGATAGCTTTCGGGCTTGTGGCGATACCCGTTTCCATGTATACGGCGACTCAGGACAATGACATCAGCTTCAACCAGCTCCACAAGGAGGACAACTCCCGCATCCGCTATAAAAAAGTCTGCGCCCACTGCGGCAAGGAGATAAATCAAAACGATATCGTCAAGGGTTATCAATACGATAAGGACAATTATGTTGTGGTGACTGACGACGACCTTGAAAAGATCAAAACTGAAAAGGACAAGTCTATTCAGATACTTCACTTTGCAAACCTGAATCAGATATCCCCAGTGTTCTATGACAGGACATATCAGGCATTTCCGGAAGCCGGCGGAGACAAAGCATTCGAGCTGCTGCGCGAGGCTCTGATGTCCGAGCAGAAGATCGCTATCGGCAAGACTGTTATCGGTACAAAGGAAACCCTGCTTGCGATAATCCCCCGTGAAGAGGGCATATTGCTTACCACGATGTACTACGAGGATGAGGTAAAAGCGCTTCAGAAGGCATATACACGTCCGAGCATTTCCGACGCAGAGCTGAATATGGCGAAAACGCTTATAAGCTCTATGGACACGCCCTTTGACCCTTCCCAGTACAAAGACGAATACCAGGAAAAGCTGCGCGAACTGCTTGAAAAAAAGATTGCCGGAAAAGAAGTAGTCCCTGTCAAAGCGGATGCGCCTAACAATGTCATAAACCTTATGGATGCGCTTAAGGCAAGCATCGAGCAGAACAAACCGAAGAAAACAAGAAAGACAAAGGGCGCCTGATAAAGGCGCCCTCAGACTGTCGAAAAAGTACAGTCACCGCAAAAGCGATTACATATAGGTGATTAGGCACCATGGAAGTATCAGGTCTTTAAACGTGATCTTCAGGTTACGGTTCATAAACGCAAAATGGCGCAAGCCCCCCCTTACGGGGGGGAGCACTTTTGCTTACTTCAGAACAGGCGCCCTGCTGTATCTGCATAAAGCGACGTGCGCCTGTTCTTCGTCTGACTGTCCTTTTCGAGCGTCTGTCAGCTGTTGAAACCTGAAAAGGTGCCCTTTAAAAATATAGCATATTATTTATTTAGCGCATATACATCTTTCTGAGCATGAATAGAATAAGCCCCTCGGGCAGCAGTCTGCGCAGAAACACGAGCAGTTTATAATCAAACCCAACCACTCTGAAAACTGGCGGGTTTATCCGCTCTGCAATACCTAGAGCAACTTTGGCGACAGAATCGGGCGACCTGCCCTTTCTCTCGTCCGTTTCCATCTTTGCGACAGCGCTTTTGCAAATATCATTATAAGGCGACCCTTCCGGAAGCTCGTACCGTCTCGCATCGGTAAAGCCGGTGTGAGTATCGCCCGGCTCTATAACAGAGACTTTAACCCCGAAACCCGAAAGCTCCATCCTGAGCGACTTGGCATAAGCCTCTATCGCAAACTTGCTTGAGCTATAATGCGACTGAAAGGGAATCGGGAAAATGCCCGCGACAGATCCAATACATATTACCAGTCCGTTTTTTTGCTTTCTCATATAGGGCAGTATCTGCCTGTTTACCCGCATAACACCGAAATAATTCACTTCCATCTGCCTGTGGGCGGCATCGTCCGGCGTGTCTTCGGCGGAACCGGCAATGCCCATTCCCGCGCAGTGTACGACTATCCCTATGTTTTTGGTTTCTTTAATGATAGCGTCCACAGCCGTTTTGACCGAGCCTTCGTCGCAAACGTCTATTACGACGGGTCTTATCTCACCGCCGCTTTCGAACTTTTGGACACTTCTCCCCGCCGAACGTGCACCTGCATAGACCGTAAAACCCTTCTCCGCAAACATTTTCGCGCAAGCGGCACCTATCCCTGACGACCCTCCTGTGACAAATACTGTTTTGCCATACGGATATTTCATATGTACTCTTCCCTGTCTTTACAATTTTTTTCATTATAACATATTATCGGATTTAAGGGAATATTTGATATAAGCGGAATATATTTTATTTACTTCTTTTTCCACTTGTGGTATAGTATCGAATTAGAGGTGAAAAAAATGGATTTATTTGATAAATGTGAAAAATTTACTGCGGCAAAAGAAATGATAGACTTAGGTTTATATCCTTATTTTCACGAAATAACTTCCCGTCAGGACAGCGTTGTTGACATGGAGGGGCACAGGACGATAATGCTCGGTTCGAACAACTACATGGGACTTACGAGCGACGAACGCGTGATCGAGGCGGGCGTCGAGGCACTCAGGCGCTTCGGTTCAGGATGTTCCGGCTCAAGATTTTTAAACGGCACTTTGACACTTCATACAAAACTCGAGCGTGAACTTGCCGACTTTCTTAATAAAGAAACTGTGATCACATTCAGCACCGGGTTTCAGACCAATTTAGGCATCATCTCATGCATCGCGGGCATGCATGATTACATAATATCTGATAAAGAAAATCACGCCAGTATCGTTGACGGCTGCCGTCTTGCATTTGCAAAGACTTTGAAATATCGTCACAGCGATATGGATGATTTAAAAAGCAAACTCGAATCAGTCCCAGACGGCGCCGGTAAACTGATAGTTACCGATGGCGTTTTCTCAATGGGCGGAGATATCGCAAAGCTGCCCGCTATTGTTGAACTTGCAAGGGCTTACGGCGCACGGGTCATGGTTGATGACGCGCACGGGCTTGGCATGATCGGCAAAAACGGAAGGGGCACCGCAAATTACTACGGGCTTGAAAAAGAAGTCGATATCATAATGGGCACCTTTTCAAAATCGCTTGCAAGCCTCGGCGGGTACATGGCTACATCCGAAACCGTCGCGCACTATGTCAAACATAATTCACGCCCATTCATATTCAGTGCTTCCATCACTCCGGCTTCCTGCGCGACCGCGCTCAAAGCACTTGAAATCCTGCGGGAGGAACCTGAACGTGTCGAACATCTTAAGGCAAATGGTGACTATATGCGTGCAAAATTCAGAGAAGCCGGCATTCCTATAGGCAACTCAGATACTGCAATCATCCCAGTTATGACATACGAAACAAAACGGACATTTATTATAGATCACAT
Proteins encoded:
- a CDS encoding aminotransferase class I/II-fold pyridoxal phosphate-dependent enzyme; its protein translation is MDLFDKCEKFTAAKEMIDLGLYPYFHEITSRQDSVVDMEGHRTIMLGSNNYMGLTSDERVIEAGVEALRRFGSGCSGSRFLNGTLTLHTKLERELADFLNKETVITFSTGFQTNLGIISCIAGMHDYIISDKENHASIVDGCRLAFAKTLKYRHSDMDDLKSKLESVPDGAGKLIVTDGVFSMGGDIAKLPAIVELARAYGARVMVDDAHGLGMIGKNGRGTANYYGLEKEVDIIMGTFSKSLASLGGYMATSETVAHYVKHNSRPFIFSASITPASCATALKALEILREEPERVEHLKANGDYMRAKFREAGIPIGNSDTAIIPVMTYETKRTFIIDHMLLNEGVYVNPVIAPAVPEGECLLRTSYTATHTKDQLDEAIEIFKRVFEQVSEMESCKVHAMQR
- a CDS encoding Ku protein produces the protein MAVAFKSVIAFGLVAIPVSMYTATQDNDISFNQLHKEDNSRIRYKKVCAHCGKEINQNDIVKGYQYDKDNYVVVTDDDLEKIKTEKDKSIQILHFANLNQISPVFYDRTYQAFPEAGGDKAFELLREALMSEQKIAIGKTVIGTKETLLAIIPREEGILLTTMYYEDEVKALQKAYTRPSISDAELNMAKTLISSMDTPFDPSQYKDEYQEKLRELLEKKIAGKEVVPVKADAPNNVINLMDALKASIEQNKPKKTRKTKGA
- a CDS encoding SDR family oxidoreductase → MKYPYGKTVFVTGGSSGIGAACAKMFAEKGFTVYAGARSAGRSVQKFESGGEIRPVVIDVCDEGSVKTAVDAIIKETKNIGIVVHCAGMGIAGSAEDTPDDAAHRQMEVNYFGVMRVNRQILPYMRKQKNGLVICIGSVAGIFPIPFQSHYSSSKFAIEAYAKSLRMELSGFGVKVSVIEPGDTHTGFTDARRYELPEGSPYNDICKSAVAKMETDERKGRSPDSVAKVALGIAERINPPVFRVVGFDYKLLVFLRRLLPEGLILFMLRKMYMR
- the tsaB gene encoding tRNA (adenosine(37)-N6)-threonylcarbamoyltransferase complex dimerization subunit type 1 TsaB — encoded protein: MKILAFETSAKAASVAITDDGKLIGEFYINIGLTHSETMLPMCEKLLGTAGYSLSDIDTIAVAAGPGSFTGIRIGIAAVKGLAFGRDIKCAAVSTLEAAAYNVSTFDGYIAAVMDARCNQVYNAVFTCQNGRIERITPDRALPIAELEKEIKLYKKQVILVGDGAELCYNAYQKYEHVRLSAPAVRFQRASSVAAAAEEGPFVTAEELEAFYLRLPQAERELISRQKNKEVTP
- the tsaE gene encoding tRNA (adenosine(37)-N6)-threonylcarbamoyltransferase complex ATPase subunit type 1 TsaE, producing the protein MQTIMSNSPADTEKAGYELAKTLHGGQTVALFGDLGAGKTAFVRGFAKAVAPEASVTSPTFTVMQYYPGNPDLYHFDMYRIDSFEDLYNTGFFDYLEGDGICIIEWSEKIDYVLPDEYVKVTIEKTKNERQRLITVKEEKK
- a CDS encoding formate--tetrahydrofolate ligase → MLSDVEIARVCAKKPITEIAENAGLLHEELELYGEYKAKIKDSAYARLQSRPDAKLILVTAVNPTPAGEGKTTVTVGLGQALNKLEKKTVIALREPSLGPVFGIKGGAAGGGYSQVVPMEDINLHFTGDMHAITTANNLLCAIVDNHIQQGNALDIDPRTIVFKRVLDMNDRELRNVVVGLGGRLNGVPREDGFTITVASEVMAVLCLASDLKDLKKRLGNILVGYTYDKRPVFCRDLKVSGAMTAVLKDAIKPNIVQTIEHTPCLIHGGPFANIAHGCNSVRATKLAMKLGDYCVTEAGFGADLGAEKFLDIKCRFAGLKPNAVVIVATVRALKYNGGVKKENLSEENITALKKGIVNLEKHIENIQKYGVPAVVAINRFYTDTDPEIDFIKAFCKSKNAKCEVAEVFAKGGEGGIDLAKAVIKTIEEVPSNFRPLYPDDLSIKEKINTIVREIYGGERVVFESKAETAIKRIEEMGFSGMPVCMAKTQYSLSDDPAKLGRPSGFTVTVRDVRLSAGAGFAVALTGDIMTMPGLPKVPAAEMIDVDDDGNIVGIF